The Azospirillum baldaniorum genome contains a region encoding:
- the lpxA gene encoding acyl-ACP--UDP-N-acetylglucosamine O-acyltransferase produces MSVSIHPTAVVDPAARLGEDVSIGPFCVVGPDVQLGDRVRLTSHVVVEGRTRIGEDSVIYPFASIGHRPQDLKFKGEPSELVIGRNNQIREHVTMSPGTEGGGMVTRVGDNGLFMVGVHIAHDCVVGDHAVLANNATLAGHVHLGDFVTIGGLSAVRQFVRIGSHAMIGGMSGVEKDVIPYGLVMGDRARLAGLNLVGLERRGFQKDEIHALRAAYRLLFGNEGTFAERMEEVGRDMGQQTLVADVLTFARASRSLCQPREG; encoded by the coding sequence ATGAGCGTTTCCATTCACCCGACGGCGGTCGTCGATCCGGCCGCCAGGCTGGGCGAAGACGTTTCCATCGGTCCCTTCTGTGTGGTTGGACCGGATGTCCAGCTCGGCGACCGTGTGCGGCTGACCTCCCATGTGGTGGTCGAAGGCCGCACGCGCATCGGCGAGGACTCGGTCATCTACCCCTTCGCGTCCATCGGCCACCGCCCGCAGGACCTCAAATTCAAGGGCGAGCCGTCCGAACTGGTCATCGGGCGCAACAACCAGATCCGCGAGCATGTCACCATGAGCCCCGGCACCGAGGGCGGCGGCATGGTCACGCGGGTCGGCGACAACGGCTTGTTCATGGTCGGCGTCCACATCGCCCACGATTGCGTCGTCGGCGACCACGCGGTCCTGGCGAACAACGCCACGCTGGCCGGCCATGTCCATCTGGGCGATTTCGTGACCATCGGTGGGCTGTCGGCGGTCCGCCAGTTCGTCCGCATCGGGTCGCACGCCATGATCGGCGGCATGTCCGGCGTCGAGAAGGACGTGATCCCCTATGGCCTCGTCATGGGCGACCGGGCGCGTCTGGCCGGCCTGAACCTCGTCGGGCTGGAGCGTCGCGGCTTCCAGAAGGACGAGATCCACGCCCTGCGCGCCGCCTATCGCCTGCTGTTCGGCAACGAAGGCACCTTCGCCGAGCGCATGGAGGAGGTCGGGCGCGACATGGGGCAGCAGACGCTGGTCGCCGACGTGCTGACTTTCGCGCGCGCCTCGCGGTCGCTCTGCCAGCCGCGCGAGGGCTGA
- the fabZ gene encoding 3-hydroxyacyl-ACP dehydratase FabZ, with translation MDVTADNKKIADLDIMRIMEMIPHRYPILMIDRVIDITLGESATGVKNVTINEPFFQGHFPSRPVMPGVMIIEAMAQTSAVLVVATLGKESEGKLVYFMTVDEARFRRPVTPGDTIHIHVSKQRQRANVWKFKGEAKVNGVLVAEAVYSAMILDEK, from the coding sequence ATGGATGTGACGGCGGACAACAAGAAGATAGCCGACCTCGACATCATGCGGATCATGGAAATGATCCCGCATCGCTATCCGATCCTGATGATCGACCGGGTGATCGACATCACCCTGGGCGAAAGCGCCACCGGCGTGAAGAACGTCACCATCAACGAGCCGTTCTTCCAGGGGCACTTCCCATCGCGGCCGGTGATGCCGGGCGTGATGATCATCGAGGCGATGGCGCAGACCTCCGCCGTGCTGGTGGTCGCCACGCTGGGCAAGGAGTCCGAGGGCAAGCTGGTCTACTTCATGACCGTGGACGAGGCGCGTTTCCGCCGCCCGGTCACTCCCGGCGACACCATCCACATCCATGTGAGCAAGCAGCGCCAGCGCGCCAACGTGTGGAAGTTCAAGGGCGAGGCCAAGGTCAACGGTGTCCTGGTCGCCGAAGCCGTCTATTCCGCCATGATCCTGGACGAGAAATGA
- a CDS encoding OmpH family outer membrane protein encodes MQFSKLRALVAAGAVLAGVAMATPSFAQDKPTDNLKAPVIAVVDVQKIMQESNASKGVSKSFESLRETYQKEIASLEDKLRKSEEELRKQQTVLAPDALANKRRDFEKQVGEVQKTVQSRKRALENALNEAMAVVHKNMVEIVADVARERGANLVLARQQFVLVDTQLDVTDVVLERVNKKLPQVALTVPKQ; translated from the coding sequence ATGCAGTTCAGCAAGCTCAGGGCGCTGGTCGCCGCCGGTGCGGTGTTGGCGGGCGTCGCGATGGCGACGCCGTCCTTCGCCCAGGACAAGCCGACCGACAACCTCAAGGCGCCGGTCATCGCGGTGGTCGACGTCCAGAAGATCATGCAGGAGTCGAACGCCTCCAAGGGCGTCTCGAAGTCCTTCGAATCGCTGCGCGAGACCTACCAGAAGGAAATCGCCTCGCTGGAGGACAAGCTGCGCAAGTCCGAGGAGGAATTGCGCAAGCAGCAGACCGTGCTGGCTCCGGACGCGCTGGCCAACAAGCGCCGCGACTTCGAGAAGCAGGTCGGCGAGGTCCAGAAGACGGTGCAGAGCCGCAAGCGCGCCCTGGAAAACGCGCTGAACGAGGCGATGGCCGTCGTCCACAAGAACATGGTGGAGATCGTGGCCGACGTCGCGCGCGAGCGCGGCGCCAACCTGGTCCTCGCCCGCCAGCAGTTCGTCCTGGTCGACACCCAGCTCGACGTCACCGACGTGGTGCTGGAGCGGGTGAACAAGAAGCTGCCCCAGGTCGCGCTGACCGTTCCCAAGCAGTAA
- the bamA gene encoding outer membrane protein assembly factor BamA: protein MRVSSRVLAFGLMAGCAMTTVSLALSHAAWAQAGAPNPGAAKSAAFGDGTLVAQMFSGGTIRDIRVEGVQRIEPTTVRSYLAVAPGDPFDPDRIDQSLKALFNTGLFADVVLKRDGDALVVQVAENPIINRIAFEGNRRIEKENLEKEIQLRPRVVYTRTRVQSDVQRILDIYRRQGRFAATVEPKIIQLDQNRVDLVFEINEGVRTGVRSITFIGNEKFSDGTLREAIQTRESAWWRFMTSDDNYDPDRLNYDRDLLRRYYLKEGYADFRVVSAVAELTPDREDFVITFTVDEGERYKFGKMDISTSLKALDPEQLRSVLTTREGDWYNAQEVENTITKLSNAVGDLQYAFVDVRPRISRNRDNQTIDIVYDIVEGPRVFVERIDVTGNVRTLDKVVRREMLLSEGDPFSTTKLRRSEQRIKDLGYFERVNITTAEGSAPDRTVMNVEVTEQSTGEISIGAGYSTSDGPLADFSIRERNLLGRGQDLRFGATVSGSRQEYDVSFTEPYFLDRDLSAGFDLFRITRDYQDESSFDEKSTGMALRMGYPLTENLRQRVYYQLQNTDITSVPSSASQYIQDQKGARTTSLIGQELTYDRRNSRLNPTEGYYVRLTNDFAGLGGNARFLRNRLGAGYYLPLFDESWVLSTTGEIGYIVGIGKDVFLSDRFFLGGDTLRGFNTAGIGPRDLRTGDALGGTRYYRGSVEMSFPVGLPEEFGLKGHAFSDVGTLGKVDINDPLVPDDESVRLSVGTGLSWRSPFGPIRLDFAVPILKEDYDKKEIFRFSFGTRF from the coding sequence TTGCGGGTGTCGAGCAGGGTTCTGGCGTTCGGCCTGATGGCCGGTTGCGCCATGACGACGGTTTCTCTTGCCCTTTCCCACGCAGCCTGGGCCCAGGCGGGCGCGCCCAATCCGGGGGCGGCGAAATCCGCCGCCTTTGGCGATGGGACGCTGGTGGCGCAGATGTTCTCGGGCGGCACCATCCGGGACATCCGGGTGGAGGGCGTCCAGCGCATCGAGCCGACGACGGTCCGCTCCTACCTCGCGGTGGCGCCCGGCGATCCCTTCGATCCCGACCGCATCGACCAGTCGCTGAAGGCCCTGTTCAACACGGGCCTGTTCGCCGACGTCGTGCTGAAGCGCGACGGCGACGCGCTGGTGGTGCAGGTGGCGGAAAACCCGATCATCAACCGCATCGCCTTCGAGGGGAACCGGCGCATCGAGAAGGAGAATCTGGAAAAGGAAATCCAGCTCCGTCCCCGCGTCGTCTACACCCGCACGCGCGTCCAGAGCGACGTGCAGCGCATCCTGGACATCTACCGCCGCCAGGGCCGCTTCGCCGCGACCGTCGAGCCGAAGATCATCCAGCTCGACCAGAACCGCGTCGATCTGGTGTTCGAGATCAACGAGGGTGTGCGCACCGGCGTGCGCAGCATCACCTTCATCGGCAACGAGAAGTTCTCCGACGGGACGCTGCGCGAGGCGATCCAGACGCGGGAAAGCGCTTGGTGGCGCTTCATGACGTCGGACGACAACTACGATCCGGACCGCCTGAACTACGACCGCGACCTGCTGCGCCGCTATTACCTCAAGGAAGGTTACGCCGACTTCCGCGTCGTCTCCGCCGTGGCGGAGCTGACGCCGGACCGCGAGGACTTCGTCATCACCTTCACGGTGGACGAGGGCGAGCGCTACAAGTTCGGCAAAATGGACATCAGCACCTCTCTGAAGGCGTTGGACCCGGAGCAACTGCGCAGCGTGCTGACCACGCGCGAGGGCGACTGGTACAACGCGCAGGAGGTGGAGAACACCATCACCAAGCTGTCCAACGCGGTCGGCGACCTGCAATACGCCTTCGTGGACGTCCGGCCGCGGATTTCGCGCAACCGTGACAACCAGACCATCGACATCGTCTACGACATCGTCGAGGGGCCGCGCGTCTTCGTGGAGCGCATCGACGTGACCGGCAACGTCCGCACGCTGGACAAGGTGGTCCGGCGCGAGATGCTGCTGTCCGAAGGCGACCCGTTCAGCACGACCAAGCTGCGCCGCTCCGAGCAGCGCATCAAGGATCTGGGCTATTTCGAGCGCGTCAACATCACCACCGCGGAAGGCTCGGCGCCCGATCGCACCGTGATGAACGTCGAGGTGACCGAGCAGTCCACCGGTGAAATCTCCATCGGCGCCGGCTACTCGACCTCGGACGGTCCGCTGGCCGACTTCTCGATCCGCGAGCGCAACCTGCTGGGCCGCGGCCAGGATCTGCGCTTCGGCGCCACCGTGTCGGGCAGCCGCCAGGAATACGACGTCTCCTTCACCGAGCCGTACTTCCTCGACCGCGACCTGTCCGCCGGTTTCGACCTGTTCCGCATCACCCGCGACTATCAGGACGAAAGCTCCTTCGACGAGAAGAGCACCGGCATGGCCCTGCGCATGGGCTATCCGCTGACGGAGAACCTGCGCCAGCGCGTCTACTACCAGCTCCAGAACACCGACATCACCAGCGTTCCCAGCTCGGCGTCCCAGTACATTCAGGACCAGAAGGGCGCGCGCACGACGTCGCTGATCGGACAGGAGCTGACCTACGACCGCCGCAACAGCCGCCTCAACCCGACGGAAGGCTACTACGTCCGCCTGACGAACGATTTCGCCGGCTTGGGCGGCAACGCGCGCTTCCTGCGCAACCGCCTCGGCGCCGGCTATTATCTGCCGCTGTTCGACGAAAGCTGGGTGCTCAGCACCACGGGTGAAATCGGCTACATCGTCGGCATCGGCAAGGACGTCTTCCTGTCCGACCGCTTCTTCCTGGGCGGCGACACGCTGCGCGGCTTCAACACCGCCGGCATCGGCCCGCGCGACCTGCGCACCGGTGACGCCCTGGGCGGCACCCGCTATTACCGCGGGTCGGTGGAGATGAGCTTCCCGGTCGGCCTGCCCGAGGAGTTCGGGCTGAAGGGCCACGCCTTCTCCGACGTCGGCACGCTGGGCAAGGTCGACATCAACGATCCGCTCGTCCCCGACGACGAATCGGTCCGCCTGTCGGTCGGCACCGGCTTGTCCTGGCGCTCGCCCTTCGGGCCGATCCGCCTTGACTTTGCGGTCCCGATTCTCAAGGAAGATTACGACAAGAAAGAGATCTTCCGCTTCAGCTTTGGAACCAGGTTCTAA
- the rseP gene encoding RIP metalloprotease RseP encodes MDVMGGFGTTLLSFLLVLTVLVFVHELGHYLVARRNGVRIEVFSIGFGPELFGWTDRSGTRWKFSAIPLGGYVKMFGDADPASTPGAHTQSMSAEEQAVSFHHKRLGQRAAIVAAGPIANFLFAIVALTILFATAGQSFTPPDVGGVQPGSAAERAGLQPGDLIVSINGSGIQRFEEIRQIVSMQPGAPLEMVVQRDGRSVNLTATPDVREVTDRLGNTHRIGQLGIMRGGAETKRHDPLTALWQAGREVVGMVSGTFVALGQMIEGSRGTEELGGPLRIAQMSGEVAQSGWYPLIWFMTFLSVNLGMINLFPVPLLDGGHLMFYALEGLRGRPLGPKAQEYGFRIGLALVLTLMVFATWNDLVQLRVVDFFRGLIS; translated from the coding sequence ATGGACGTCATGGGCGGCTTCGGGACCACGCTTCTGTCTTTTCTGCTGGTCCTCACCGTGCTCGTGTTTGTGCACGAACTCGGTCACTACCTCGTGGCGCGCCGCAACGGCGTGCGGATCGAGGTCTTCTCCATCGGCTTCGGCCCGGAGCTGTTCGGCTGGACCGACCGCTCCGGAACGCGCTGGAAGTTCAGCGCGATCCCGCTCGGCGGTTATGTGAAGATGTTCGGCGACGCCGATCCGGCAAGCACGCCCGGCGCCCACACGCAGAGCATGAGCGCCGAGGAGCAGGCGGTCTCCTTCCACCACAAGCGGCTTGGCCAACGGGCGGCCATCGTGGCGGCGGGACCCATCGCGAATTTCCTGTTCGCCATCGTCGCCCTGACCATCCTCTTCGCCACCGCCGGCCAGTCCTTCACCCCGCCGGACGTCGGCGGCGTGCAGCCGGGCAGCGCCGCGGAGCGCGCCGGGCTGCAGCCGGGCGATCTGATCGTCTCGATCAACGGCAGCGGCATCCAGCGATTCGAGGAAATCCGACAGATCGTCTCCATGCAGCCGGGCGCGCCGCTGGAGATGGTGGTGCAGCGCGACGGGCGTTCGGTCAATCTGACGGCGACTCCGGACGTGCGCGAGGTCACCGACCGACTCGGCAACACCCACCGCATCGGCCAGTTGGGAATCATGCGCGGCGGGGCTGAGACGAAGCGCCACGACCCGCTGACCGCCCTGTGGCAGGCGGGCCGGGAGGTCGTCGGCATGGTGTCCGGCACCTTCGTGGCGCTCGGCCAGATGATCGAGGGCTCGCGCGGCACCGAGGAGCTGGGCGGGCCGCTGCGCATCGCCCAGATGTCCGGCGAGGTCGCGCAATCCGGCTGGTACCCGCTGATTTGGTTCATGACCTTCCTGTCGGTGAACCTCGGCATGATCAATTTGTTTCCGGTTCCGCTGCTTGACGGCGGCCATCTGATGTTCTACGCCCTTGAAGGACTCCGTGGGCGTCCTCTCGGACCTAAAGCGCAAGAATACGGTTTCCGCATCGGGCTTGCTTTGGTATTAACGCTCATGGTTTTCGCCACGTGGAACGATCTCGTTCAGCTTCGCGTGGTGGATTTCTTTAGGGGGCTCATTTCCTGA
- a CDS encoding 1-deoxy-D-xylulose-5-phosphate reductoisomerase: MVVKAEGAGDAPRRVTIFGSTGSVGTQTVDLVARDPERFAVEALTANRNVALLAEQARQLRPKLAVVADPAAYADLKEALAGTGVEAAAGPQAVAAAAERPADWVMAAIVGAAGLEPTLAAVRRGACVAFANKEVLVCAGALMMEEVRRHGANLLPVDSEHSAIYQVFDFDRLDSVQRLILTASGGPFRTKDRAFMAAATREQAVAHPTWEMGAKISIDSATMMNKGLEIIEAHFLFGVPEEKIDVLVHPQSVVHSLVEYVDGSVLAQLGTPDMRTPIAYALGWPARIPTPAERLDLVKAATLTFEAPDPERFPALRLARAALQSGGGAPTILSAANEVAVQAFLDRRIGFLDIERIVEGVLGTLPHRPLRDLGAVRDTDAEARRVAADRVAALAR; encoded by the coding sequence ATGGTTGTGAAGGCTGAAGGGGCGGGGGACGCGCCGCGCCGCGTGACGATCTTCGGTTCGACCGGGTCGGTCGGCACGCAGACGGTGGACCTCGTCGCCCGCGATCCGGAGCGTTTTGCGGTGGAGGCGCTGACCGCCAACCGCAACGTCGCCCTCCTCGCCGAACAGGCGCGGCAACTCCGCCCGAAGCTGGCCGTGGTCGCCGACCCCGCCGCCTACGCCGACCTCAAGGAGGCGTTGGCCGGTACCGGCGTGGAGGCCGCCGCCGGGCCGCAGGCGGTGGCCGCGGCCGCGGAGCGTCCCGCCGACTGGGTGATGGCCGCCATCGTCGGCGCCGCCGGGCTGGAGCCCACGCTGGCCGCCGTGCGCCGCGGCGCCTGCGTCGCCTTCGCCAACAAGGAGGTGCTGGTCTGCGCCGGCGCCCTGATGATGGAGGAGGTGCGCCGCCACGGCGCCAACCTGCTGCCGGTGGACAGCGAGCATTCGGCGATCTACCAGGTCTTCGATTTCGACCGTCTGGACAGCGTGCAGCGCCTGATCCTGACGGCCTCAGGCGGCCCCTTCCGGACGAAGGACCGTGCCTTCATGGCGGCGGCGACGCGCGAGCAGGCGGTCGCCCACCCGACCTGGGAGATGGGCGCCAAGATCTCCATCGACAGCGCCACCATGATGAACAAGGGGCTGGAGATCATCGAGGCGCATTTCCTCTTCGGTGTCCCCGAAGAGAAGATCGACGTGCTCGTCCACCCCCAATCGGTCGTGCATTCGCTGGTCGAGTATGTGGACGGCTCGGTCCTGGCGCAGCTCGGCACGCCGGATATGCGCACGCCGATCGCCTACGCGCTCGGCTGGCCGGCGCGCATCCCGACGCCCGCCGAACGGCTGGACCTCGTCAAGGCCGCAACCTTGACCTTCGAGGCGCCGGACCCCGAGCGATTCCCGGCCCTGAGGCTCGCCCGGGCCGCCTTGCAAAGCGGTGGGGGCGCTCCTACTATTCTCAGTGCCGCCAACGAGGTGGCCGTGCAGGCGTTTCTCGACCGCCGGATCGGCTTTCTCGACATCGAACGGATCGTCGAGGGGGTGTTGGGCACGCTGCCGCACCGGCCGCTCCGCGACCTGGGCGCGGTGCGCGACACCGACGCCGAGGCTCGCCGCGTGGCGGCCGACCGGGTCGCGGCCCTGGCACGCTGA
- a CDS encoding phosphatidate cytidylyltransferase produces the protein MKSSTDGNVASAQPPAPAKSGDLKTRAISALVLAPLVLAAVWAGGWVFHVLIALGAVASAVEWGNLVPCRRKGAAIALSVAGVLLALAAQIAAGPWAAVVVAILASAGVAVASGGPDRGLSGGGILYVVAGLAGLMWLRDDPESGLALFLFTMLGVWATDIGAYAAGRTIGGPKLAPRISPKKTWAGLIGGMASSALVGWGVALAAGAQRPLLALAVGAVLAVVAQAGDLFESAVKRRYNVKDSGHLIPGHGGILDRIDGLLAAAPVLALFHATIGTAIAWW, from the coding sequence TTGAAGAGTTCCACCGACGGGAACGTCGCTTCGGCGCAACCACCGGCACCCGCTAAATCCGGCGACCTGAAGACGCGCGCCATCTCGGCGCTCGTCCTGGCTCCGCTCGTCCTGGCCGCGGTCTGGGCCGGCGGCTGGGTTTTTCACGTCCTGATCGCGCTCGGTGCCGTGGCCTCCGCCGTGGAGTGGGGCAACCTCGTTCCCTGCCGCCGCAAGGGTGCGGCCATCGCGTTATCGGTGGCCGGCGTCCTCCTGGCGCTGGCTGCGCAGATCGCCGCCGGGCCGTGGGCGGCCGTCGTCGTCGCCATCCTGGCCAGCGCTGGCGTGGCCGTGGCCTCGGGCGGGCCGGATCGCGGTCTGTCGGGGGGCGGCATCCTCTATGTCGTGGCCGGTCTGGCCGGGCTGATGTGGCTGCGCGATGACCCGGAGTCCGGCCTCGCGCTGTTCCTCTTCACCATGCTCGGCGTCTGGGCGACCGACATCGGCGCCTACGCCGCCGGACGCACGATCGGCGGACCGAAGCTGGCCCCGCGCATCAGCCCGAAGAAGACCTGGGCCGGCCTGATCGGCGGGATGGCCTCTTCCGCCCTGGTGGGGTGGGGGGTGGCTCTGGCCGCGGGCGCGCAACGGCCGCTGCTGGCTCTTGCGGTGGGCGCCGTCCTGGCCGTGGTGGCGCAAGCGGGCGACCTCTTCGAATCCGCGGTCAAGCGCCGTTACAACGTGAAGGACAGCGGCCATCTCATTCCTGGTCACGGGGGAATCCTGGACCGCATCGACGGGCTGCTCGCCGCCGCCCCGGTGCTGGCCCTGTTCCACGCGACCATCGGCACGGCAATCGCATGGTGGTGA
- a CDS encoding isoprenyl transferase gives MRDAEDSRPLRPPAHVAVIMDGNGRWAKSRGLPRTAGHKKGVDAVRRTVEAAGDLGIGYLTIFSFSSENWRRPEEEVSDLMQLLRFYLRSEIADLHRNGVRLRVIGDRARLSKDIVGLIDNAENLTRDNRKLTLVVALSYGSRQEITLAARRLAEEVRAGTLDPADISEDRLSERLFTADIPDPDLIVRTSGEKRISNFLLWQAAYAELVFVDTLWPDFSKRDLEAAIEEFHRRERRFGATTGTR, from the coding sequence ATGCGCGACGCGGAAGACAGCCGCCCCCTGCGCCCGCCCGCGCACGTGGCCGTGATCATGGACGGCAACGGGCGTTGGGCGAAGTCCAGAGGGCTGCCCCGCACCGCCGGCCATAAAAAGGGCGTGGACGCCGTCCGCCGGACGGTCGAAGCCGCGGGCGACCTGGGGATCGGCTATCTGACGATTTTCAGCTTCTCGTCCGAGAACTGGCGTCGGCCGGAGGAGGAGGTGTCCGACCTCATGCAGCTCCTGCGCTTCTACCTGCGCAGCGAGATTGCCGACCTCCACCGCAACGGCGTGCGCCTGCGCGTCATCGGCGACCGGGCCCGCCTGTCCAAGGACATCGTCGGCCTGATCGACAACGCCGAGAATCTGACCCGCGACAACCGCAAGCTGACCCTCGTGGTGGCGTTGAGCTACGGCTCCCGCCAGGAGATTACGCTGGCGGCGCGGCGTCTGGCCGAAGAGGTGAGGGCGGGGACGCTCGATCCTGCGGACATCTCCGAGGACCGGCTGTCCGAACGCCTGTTCACCGCCGACATCCCGGACCCCGACCTGATCGTCCGCACCAGCGGCGAGAAGCGCATCAGCAACTTCCTGCTCTGGCAGGCGGCGTATGCCGAGCTGGTCTTCGTGGACACGCTCTGGCCTGACTTTTCCAAGCGTGACCTGGAGGCGGCGATTGAAGAGTTCCACCGACGGGAACGTCGCTTCGGCGCAACCACCGGCACCCGCTAA
- the frr gene encoding ribosome recycling factor: MAAPDASDLKRRMEGALEAFRKELSGLRTGRASASLLEPVTIEAYGARMHLKEVGTVSVPEPRLIVVQVWDRGMVKAVEKGIRDSGLGLNPQTEGQSIRVPLPDLTQERRKELAKVAHKYAEQARVAVRNVRRDGMDGLKKAEKAGDISQDEHKGLGEKVQALTDQYIKLVDDALAAKEKDIMQV, translated from the coding sequence GTGGCTGCGCCCGATGCATCGGATCTCAAGCGCCGCATGGAAGGAGCGCTTGAGGCGTTTCGCAAGGAGTTGAGCGGTCTGCGCACCGGCCGTGCCTCCGCCAGCCTGCTTGAGCCCGTCACCATTGAGGCTTACGGCGCCAGGATGCACCTCAAGGAGGTCGGCACCGTCAGCGTGCCGGAGCCGCGCCTGATCGTCGTGCAGGTGTGGGATCGCGGCATGGTCAAGGCCGTGGAGAAGGGCATCCGCGATTCGGGCCTCGGCCTGAACCCGCAGACGGAGGGCCAGTCGATCCGCGTGCCGCTGCCCGACCTGACGCAGGAGCGCCGCAAGGAATTGGCCAAGGTCGCCCACAAGTACGCCGAGCAGGCCCGCGTCGCCGTGCGCAACGTGCGCCGCGACGGCATGGACGGCCTGAAGAAGGCCGAAAAGGCCGGCGACATCTCGCAGGACGAGCACAAGGGGCTCGGCGAGAAGGTCCAGGCGCTGACCGACCAGTACATCAAGCTGGTCGATGATGCGCTTGCGGCGAAAGAAAAGGACATCATGCAGGTCTGA
- the pyrH gene encoding UMP kinase, with protein sequence MAQTTGTTEPADGIRFKRVLLKVSGEALMGQRDYGLDPEVVNRVANEVKAVIQLGVQVSLVIGGGNIFRGVKGAASGMERASADYIGMLATVMNALSMQSALERMGVATRVQSAIPMSSVCEPYIRRRAIRHMEKGRVVIFAAGTGNPFFTTDTAAALRASEMGCDALLKGTQVDGVYTADPKKVKDAQRYERLGYLEVLANDLQVMDASAISLARESHIPILVFSIHTPGAFAEVMQGRGKFTIINEETE encoded by the coding sequence ATGGCCCAGACCACCGGGACCACCGAGCCGGCTGACGGCATCCGCTTCAAACGAGTCCTGCTGAAGGTGTCGGGCGAGGCGTTGATGGGTCAGCGCGACTACGGCCTCGACCCGGAGGTGGTCAACCGCGTCGCCAACGAGGTGAAGGCGGTGATCCAGCTGGGCGTCCAGGTCAGCCTGGTCATCGGCGGGGGCAACATCTTCCGCGGGGTGAAGGGTGCGGCGAGCGGCATGGAGCGCGCCTCGGCCGACTACATCGGGATGCTCGCCACCGTGATGAACGCCCTGTCGATGCAGAGCGCTCTGGAGCGGATGGGTGTCGCGACCCGCGTGCAGTCGGCCATTCCCATGTCGTCGGTGTGCGAGCCGTACATCCGGCGCCGCGCCATCCGGCACATGGAAAAGGGCCGCGTGGTGATCTTCGCCGCCGGCACCGGCAACCCCTTCTTCACCACCGACACCGCCGCCGCGCTGCGCGCGTCGGAGATGGGCTGCGACGCCCTGCTGAAGGGCACGCAGGTGGACGGCGTCTACACCGCCGATCCGAAGAAGGTGAAGGACGCGCAGCGTTACGAGCGCCTGGGCTATCTCGAAGTCCTGGCGAACGATCTGCAGGTGATGGACGCTTCCGCGATCTCCTTGGCGCGTGAGAGCCACATCCCCATACTCGTGTTCTCGATCCACACCCCCGGCGCCTTCGCCGAGGTGATGCAGGGCCGGGGCAAGTTTACGATCATCAACGAAGAAACGGAGTGA
- the tsf gene encoding translation elongation factor Ts encodes MAEITAALVKELREKTGAGMMDCKKALAETQGDLEGAVDWLRKKGLAAAAKKSGRVAAEGLVAVATAGTAGAVVEVNAETDFVARNDKFQAFSLKAAELTLSGSGDVEGLKGTAYPDAGRTVQEELTNLIATIGENMNIRRSAKLSVPAGVVVSYVHSAIAPGLGKIGVLVALESTGDAAKLNDLGKQIAMHIAAARPDALDIADVDTSALERERNVLAEQARASGKPENIVEKMLEGRIRKYYEEVVLLEQTYVIDGETKVRKVVENAAKDVGAPVKVTGFVRFALGEGIEKAESDFAAEVAAAAGQK; translated from the coding sequence ATGGCCGAGATTACCGCCGCGCTCGTCAAGGAACTGCGCGAGAAGACCGGCGCGGGCATGATGGACTGCAAGAAGGCGCTGGCCGAGACCCAGGGCGACCTCGAGGGCGCCGTTGACTGGCTGCGCAAGAAGGGCCTCGCCGCCGCCGCCAAGAAGTCCGGCCGCGTCGCCGCCGAGGGTCTGGTCGCCGTCGCCACCGCCGGCACCGCGGGCGCCGTCGTCGAGGTGAACGCCGAGACCGACTTCGTCGCGCGCAACGACAAGTTCCAGGCCTTCTCCCTGAAGGCCGCCGAGCTGACCCTGTCGGGTTCGGGCGACGTCGAGGGCCTGAAGGGCACCGCCTATCCGGACGCCGGCCGCACGGTCCAGGAAGAGCTGACCAACCTGATCGCCACCATCGGCGAGAACATGAACATCCGCCGTTCGGCCAAGCTGTCGGTCCCGGCGGGCGTCGTCGTGTCCTACGTCCACTCGGCCATCGCGCCGGGCCTCGGCAAGATCGGCGTTCTGGTCGCCCTGGAGTCGACCGGCGACGCCGCCAAGCTGAACGATCTGGGCAAGCAGATCGCCATGCACATCGCCGCCGCCCGTCCGGACGCCCTGGACATCGCCGACGTCGACACCTCTGCCCTGGAGCGTGAGCGCAACGTGCTCGCCGAGCAGGCCCGCGCCTCGGGCAAGCCGGAGAACATCGTCGAGAAGATGCTCGAAGGCCGCATCCGCAAGTACTACGAGGAAGTGGTGCTGCTGGAGCAGACCTACGTGATCGACGGCGAGACCAAGGTCCGCAAGGTGGTTGAGAACGCCGCCAAGGACGTCGGCGCCCCGGTCAAGGTGACGGGCTTCGTCCGCTTCGCGCTGGGCGAGGGCATCGAGAAGGCGGAGAGCGATTTCGCCGCCGAAGTCGCCGCCGCCGCCGGCCAGAAGTAA